The Marispirochaeta aestuarii genomic interval GACTTATCAGTATGGAACAGCCGCCGCGGCCGCCGAGTACGGGGCAGGCCGGCTTGTAAGCAGAAGCGATGAATCCGGGAGCATCGACTACGAACATGGAAAGATGGGGGAGGTAGTCGCCGAGACCAGGACCCTGAGGCGCCTTGATCCCCTCTCGACCACCCGGGAGGCCCGCATCGAGTACACGTCGAACTACCTGGGCCAGATGGAGAGCGTGAGGTATCCTGACGGAGAGGAGATCCGCTACGGCTATGACGAAGGCGGGCAGGTAGTCCATGTTGAAGGCGTACGGCCAAACGGAAGCACGACCGTATTCGTCGAGAGAATCGGTTACGACGAGTTCGGCCAGCGGAGCTATCTTGAATACGGCAACGGGGACGTGACCCGTTATACCTACGACCCCGATCGCCGCTGGCTCAGCGCTTTAAGCACGGAGAACCAGTGGGGACGGAACCTGCAGAACCTGAGCTACAGCTTCGACCATGTGGGAAACATCGAAGAGCGGACAGACGCAAGCGGCAGGTACACAAGCACCCAGAGCTACAGCTACGACGGCCTCTACCAGCTTGAGACCGCCCGCGGAGAATACGTGAACAAACCCTCAGGCCACACCAGCTGGACTGACCGCTACAGCCAGAGCTTTACCTACGACGGCCTGGGGAATATCCTGAAGAAGACCAGCACGGAAACGAGAGTCCCCTCGGCCTCTGTCCGGCCCCTGAATTACGAACTGAACTATGAGTACGATGAGGACAGGCCGCACCTTGCAACGAAGATCGGGGAACTCTACTACAGCTACGACGCCAACGGAAACGTAACCCGTGAATCGACCCTGCCTGACGGCCAGTCCTCCGCCCATGAAGCCCCGAACCTGAGCACCATCGGGGATGTCCGCCGGGCCGACCAGGCCTTCGGCTTTATCAACGAAGTGGAAAGCGGATGCGAGAACGAGTACATCCGCAGCTTCAGCTGGGACGCGGAGAACCGCTTGAAGAGCGTCCTGACCTCCAACGGAAAGAGCGTGAAGTACCTCTACGACGCCGACGGCAAACGCACCACCAAGTATGCAGGAGACGGCTCGTACACCGAAGGCATAAGCGGCGAGACCCTCTATTTTAACGAATGGTGGACCGAAACCGCCGACTCAGGGAGCTTCCGGCGGGCCAAGCACATCTACGTGGGAAAGGAGCGTATCGTAACCCGCTTAAGCAACCCTTCAACCGGAGGGAATCCCTATGAGGATGTAAACACCTACTACTACCACCCCGACCACCTGGGAAGCGCCCACTGCATAACCGACCCGCAGGG includes:
- a CDS encoding RHS repeat domain-containing protein, producing ISTDPEGRVTETLSDQRGRIVELRKKYQSTLLMKSAYSYDVLGQLCEAVIRDEKISGSPEYRTEYEYDLRGLQTALESADTGRTTLSYDAAGRLVKKVSAVLRETGGAVNYGYDGLGRLIHISYPDPAMDVTYQYGTAAAAAEYGAGRLVSRSDESGSIDYEHGKMGEVVAETRTLRRLDPLSTTREARIEYTSNYLGQMESVRYPDGEEIRYGYDEGGQVVHVEGVRPNGSTTVFVERIGYDEFGQRSYLEYGNGDVTRYTYDPDRRWLSALSTENQWGRNLQNLSYSFDHVGNIEERTDASGRYTSTQSYSYDGLYQLETARGEYVNKPSGHTSWTDRYSQSFTYDGLGNILKKTSTETRVPSASVRPLNYELNYEYDEDRPHLATKIGELYYSYDANGNVTRESTLPDGQSSAHEAPNLSTIGDVRRADQAFGFINEVESGCENEYIRSFSWDAENRLKSVLTSNGKSVKYLYDADGKRTTKYAGDGSYTEGISGETLYFNEWWTETADSGSFRRAKHIYVGKERIVTRLSNPSTGGNPYEDVNTYYYHPDHLGSAHCITDPQGNPYERIEYTPYGEMWIEIQEDEATASYNYIPFRFTAKEYDEETGLYYYGARYMDPKTSRWMSADPAGFELLNPMEKNNKGKLKPKTNYSMIEGLNWYSYVSNNPMKYSDPTGMNGQSEIGGDQIPYFKNGKPYNLIDGLDVFNRSPYFTEDGNVPGLYSNTPCLFPSSGSASFTAKVGPLMKFLRSLPTGLGEEKYDAALGFLENVIDPDTSVAIELWAEWSGRGSRRKIDRWGIRIPLPEMTDALETGGSNALEINLKDVPYKSHAMEILFNNPEAVEGLLREAGMLEYENE